The Streptomyces pratensis genomic interval CTCACGGCGGTGGACTCCCTGCTGCGCCAAGCCCTGGCCTCGGGCGCCACCCGGGTCTCCCTCCAGGTCAACGTGATCGGGGAGGGCACCCCATGACCGAACCGGCCGACCACCCGCTGGTCACCGCGGTGAAGCCCCTCGTCGACGCCATGGGTGCCGAACTGCTCGCCCCCGAGCAGGCCACCACCGAGGACGTGGTGCTCGCGTGGGAGGGGGCGGACGTCATGGCGGTGCGGCTCCCTCAGCTCTCGGAATCGCTCGACCACATCCTGGCCGCGATGGAGCGGCGGCACGGGATGCCGCTGGCCGACCTGGACCGTAAGGCCAAGCAGGGTGTCGTGCGCACGCTTGAGGCACGCGGTGCCTTCTCGGTGCGGCACGGTGTGGAGACGGTGGCGGGCGCGCTCGGTGTCAGTCGTTTCACCGTTTACAACTATCTGAACCGGGACAACCCCGCCAAGAGTGAGTAGCTGAGCGTTATGCGGTCCGATGCCGCCGTCCGGGGACTCGGGCGGCGGCATCATCTGTTCGTGGAATTTCAACAAACTGTTGACGTGGTGTTGCGAAGGGCGTTAGCTGTCCGCAGCCCGAAAACGCACAGCGAAAAAGCCACGGAGGCTCCCGTGACTACGAGCTCCACACCGGGCCTCGCCCGGTTCAACACCCTGGCGGCCGGAGAGGCCACAGCCGCGCTGCACGAGGTGTGTGCCAGTGCGGCGTGGGGAAGCTT includes:
- a CDS encoding helix-turn-helix domain-containing protein, whose translation is MTEPADHPLVTAVKPLVDAMGAELLAPEQATTEDVVLAWEGADVMAVRLPQLSESLDHILAAMERRHGMPLADLDRKAKQGVVRTLEARGAFSVRHGVETVAGALGVSRFTVYNYLNRDNPAKSE